In Enterobacter sp. 638, a single window of DNA contains:
- a CDS encoding Mal regulon transcriptional regulator MalI: MSVAKKITINDVALAAGVSVSTVSLVLSGKGRISAATGQRVNDAVEQLGFVRNRQAASLRGGQSGVIGLIVRDLTSPFYAELTAGLTEALEAQGRMVFLMHGGREPEQLLSRLDMLLTQGVDGVIIAGASGAGSELCARAADKGIPLVFASRASYLDEADTLRPDNMQAAQMLTEHLIRRGHQRIAWLGGKSSSLTRAERVGGYCATLIKYGLPFHSEWVVECESSQKKAAEAMGALLSSNPTISAVICYNDIIAMGAWFGLIRAGRQTGEGGVEAFFDHQVALGAFADVGENALDDLPIVWATTPAREMGYTLADRIMQRIDKSEVQAGHQIVSARLVTVK; this comes from the coding sequence ATGTCTGTTGCAAAAAAAATCACCATTAATGACGTTGCGCTGGCGGCAGGGGTGTCGGTCAGCACCGTGTCGCTTGTCTTGAGTGGAAAGGGGCGAATTTCTGCCGCCACGGGCCAGCGCGTCAACGATGCGGTTGAGCAACTCGGGTTTGTGCGTAACCGTCAGGCGGCATCGCTGCGTGGGGGGCAAAGTGGCGTGATCGGCCTGATTGTCCGTGACCTGACGTCCCCATTTTATGCAGAACTGACCGCGGGGCTGACCGAAGCGCTGGAAGCGCAGGGGCGCATGGTTTTTCTAATGCACGGGGGCCGCGAGCCGGAACAGCTCCTGTCTCGCCTTGATATGTTGCTCACTCAGGGTGTGGACGGCGTCATTATCGCCGGTGCTTCTGGCGCGGGGAGCGAACTTTGCGCACGCGCCGCCGACAAAGGCATTCCGCTGGTGTTTGCTTCACGCGCCAGCTATCTCGATGAAGCCGACACGCTGCGTCCCGACAACATGCAGGCGGCGCAAATGCTGACCGAACATCTTATTCGTCGCGGTCATCAGCGTATTGCATGGCTAGGCGGAAAAAGTTCTTCGCTGACCCGCGCCGAGCGCGTCGGGGGGTACTGCGCCACGCTGATTAAATACGGTTTGCCTTTTCACAGCGAATGGGTTGTCGAATGCGAGTCCAGTCAAAAGAAAGCGGCGGAAGCGATGGGGGCATTACTCAGCAGCAACCCAACCATCAGCGCGGTCATTTGTTATAACGACATTATTGCGATGGGGGCATGGTTCGGTTTGATTCGTGCGGGCCGTCAGACGGGTGAGGGCGGGGTTGAGGCGTTCTTCGATCATCAGGTGGCGCTGGGGGCATTTGCAGACGTGGGAGAAAACGCGCTGGATGATTTACCCATCGTCTGGGCGACGACCCCAGCACGCGAGATGGGCTATACGCTGGCGGATCGCATTATGCAGCGGATTGATAAATCGGAAGTGCAGGCTGGGCATCAGATTGTATCGGCGCGGCTGGTGACGGTGAAATAG